The proteins below come from a single Novosphingobium aromaticivorans DSM 12444 genomic window:
- a CDS encoding Lrp/AsnC family transcriptional regulator, with product MKQIELNDLDRRILERLSVDARVSNREIARELGVTEGTIRMRLKRLTDENAIQVVAITNYDHMSDPLVAYLWIDVDSTYPVGPIIEALVAEPQITYVATLIGRADIMAITWVNDASQLVDYLHDRIDQIPGIARIHYELTHKLIKHDYRTTSIVQ from the coding sequence ATGAAGCAAATTGAGCTGAACGACCTCGATCGGCGCATTCTCGAACGGCTCTCGGTCGATGCGCGCGTTTCCAACCGCGAGATCGCACGCGAACTGGGCGTGACCGAAGGCACGATCCGCATGCGGCTCAAGCGCCTGACCGACGAGAACGCGATCCAGGTCGTGGCGATCACAAATTACGATCACATGTCCGACCCGCTGGTGGCGTACCTGTGGATCGACGTCGATTCGACCTACCCGGTCGGGCCGATCATCGAGGCACTCGTGGCGGAACCCCAGATCACCTATGTCGCAACCCTGATCGGGCGCGCGGACATCATGGCGATCACCTGGGTCAACGACGCGAGCCAGCTCGTCGATTATCTGCACGACCGGATCGACCAGATCCCCGGCATCGCCCGCATCCACTACGAGCTGACACACAAGCTCATCAAGCACGACTACCGCACCACCAGCATCGTGCAGTAG
- a CDS encoding FAD-dependent oxidoreductase: MSVRAYRHLLSPGRINRLELKNRIFFSPMGSNLAEEDGSVGDRLRTYYVARAKGGAALVTMGSVSVGFPEGASNWRQEAISDDRFVPGLKRLADEVHEHGAKLCVQLHHGGLVAMTDMLDGRPVACPNPPPAAKDSGDFVDVMLPEEQAKFFEPYAKMGEVRYNSLDASGVDHIVDLFARAAVRAKTAGIDAVELHAGHGYIFSTFLSPAYNHRTDEFGGSIENRARLLLKTIRAVRAAVGPDYPVWMRFDSQEFLMDYGITLEDAIAVARMAQEAGLDAIHVSAHGDGNYGRTYSTGHATDIRNGFVDNAAAIKAAVSIPVICPGRIEPEEADRFIAQGKLDFVTMGRKLLADPELPNKLAAGKPETVRPCVYCYTCISSIFNSSHIVCAVNPMTGFETDRQPQPASKRKVVLVVGGGPGGMAAARDLSDKGHKVVLCEATDRLGGTAQFASIAYAPNQRIVDWLRREVTARPIEVRLGTRATADLARRIGADEVIVATGARRAMPPIPGSERDFVFSGDDMRNLVLGQNLDSLASKTGLATRLAMKLGRATGLTKRIGLLRAGSKAWMPLGEHVVIIGGELVGLELAEFLAHRGRKVTVLEESARVGKGIPLVRRFRAVDDCHALGVALLTETSGFRIGDGTVTYSNAHGQERTLRADTVIVAQGATGDESLTKEMRSAGFLTHSVGDCTGVGYIEGAMRDAALAIQAI; encoded by the coding sequence ATGAGCGTACGTGCGTACCGGCATCTCCTCAGTCCGGGCCGAATCAACCGGCTTGAACTGAAAAACCGCATCTTCTTCTCGCCGATGGGTTCGAACCTAGCCGAAGAGGACGGCAGCGTCGGCGACCGATTGCGAACCTATTATGTCGCGCGTGCGAAAGGCGGCGCGGCACTCGTCACGATGGGTTCGGTTTCAGTCGGGTTTCCGGAAGGCGCGAGCAACTGGCGGCAGGAAGCGATCAGTGACGACCGCTTTGTTCCCGGCCTGAAGCGCCTGGCCGACGAAGTCCACGAACATGGCGCAAAGCTTTGCGTGCAACTTCACCATGGCGGGCTGGTAGCCATGACCGACATGCTGGACGGTCGCCCCGTGGCCTGCCCGAACCCGCCCCCTGCCGCAAAGGACTCGGGCGATTTCGTCGACGTGATGCTACCCGAAGAGCAGGCGAAGTTCTTCGAACCCTACGCAAAGATGGGCGAGGTCCGGTACAATTCGCTCGACGCTTCGGGGGTGGACCACATCGTCGACCTGTTCGCCCGCGCCGCAGTCCGTGCGAAGACCGCGGGGATCGACGCGGTCGAACTGCATGCCGGCCATGGCTACATCTTCTCGACCTTCCTCTCCCCTGCCTACAATCATCGCACCGACGAGTTCGGCGGCTCCATCGAGAACCGCGCAAGGCTCTTGCTGAAGACGATACGTGCAGTCCGCGCCGCCGTCGGACCGGACTACCCGGTGTGGATGCGGTTCGACAGCCAGGAATTCCTGATGGACTACGGCATCACGCTGGAGGACGCGATCGCGGTCGCGCGGATGGCGCAGGAGGCCGGGCTCGATGCGATCCACGTTTCTGCACATGGCGACGGCAACTACGGCCGCACCTACTCAACGGGTCATGCAACCGACATCCGCAACGGATTCGTCGACAATGCAGCGGCAATCAAGGCTGCGGTTTCGATACCGGTGATCTGCCCCGGCCGGATCGAGCCGGAGGAAGCCGACCGTTTCATCGCGCAGGGCAAACTCGATTTCGTGACGATGGGCCGCAAGCTGCTGGCTGACCCGGAACTGCCGAACAAGCTGGCGGCGGGTAAGCCGGAAACGGTCCGGCCCTGCGTCTACTGCTACACCTGCATCAGTTCGATCTTCAACTCGAGCCACATTGTCTGCGCCGTGAATCCGATGACCGGGTTTGAAACCGACCGCCAGCCCCAACCTGCCAGCAAACGCAAGGTGGTGCTTGTCGTGGGCGGCGGCCCGGGTGGCATGGCTGCGGCGCGCGACCTTTCCGACAAGGGGCACAAGGTGGTCCTGTGCGAGGCAACGGACCGGCTTGGCGGTACGGCGCAGTTCGCGTCGATTGCATATGCTCCCAACCAGCGCATCGTCGACTGGCTCCGGCGCGAAGTGACCGCGCGACCCATCGAGGTCCGTCTGGGCACCCGTGCGACGGCCGACCTTGCCCGCCGGATCGGCGCCGATGAAGTGATCGTCGCCACTGGCGCGCGACGGGCCATGCCGCCGATTCCAGGAAGCGAACGCGACTTCGTGTTCTCCGGCGATGACATGCGCAATCTCGTCCTCGGCCAGAACCTCGACAGCCTGGCGAGCAAGACCGGCTTGGCAACGCGCCTTGCCATGAAGCTGGGGAGGGCGACGGGCCTGACAAAGCGCATCGGCCTGCTGCGCGCAGGATCGAAGGCGTGGATGCCGTTGGGCGAACATGTCGTCATCATCGGAGGAGAACTGGTCGGGCTGGAACTGGCCGAATTCCTTGCACACCGAGGACGCAAGGTGACGGTGCTCGAGGAATCCGCTCGCGTGGGCAAGGGCATACCGCTTGTCCGCCGCTTCCGCGCGGTGGACGATTGCCACGCCCTCGGCGTGGCCCTGCTCACCGAAACTTCGGGCTTCCGTATCGGTGATGGAACCGTGACGTACAGCAATGCGCACGGACAGGAGCGCACCTTGCGCGCCGATACGGTGATCGTGGCGCAGGGCGCGACAGGCGACGAAAGCTTGACAAAGGAAATGCGGTCGGCGGGCTTCCTCACGCATTCGGTCGGCGACTGTACGGGCGTCGGCTACATCGAAGGGGCGATGCGCGACGCGGCGCTTGCCATTCAGGCAATTTGA
- a CDS encoding MFS transporter — protein sequence MHGRLGENGTDRNAGALVAAVCVAGPALVALVPMAAAPALVAMARHFGQSADDELFSQIVMTLPAAMLILAAPMAGMLANRIGQRTVLLASLVLYVIGGAGVLLVATQTGLLALRLLLGVAGGGLLTSSLGLIGDHFSGHRREKVLGWATSFSSLLAALALVGGGWLVDRGGWQAPFALYLLGIPTLAVATFAIRNTPPHEEPSAERGTLAGVARVWPYYALLILLTLGMFTPAIQAGFLLSSRGFGSAQTIGTVIAATSVVAMVTAWAFGPLRRRIGLHGFLAIDAASMGLGILVIAVAGSTWQVLAGCCLVGIGAGMSEPATASIIFRKAPPHVHALAMGLIVSALNAGQFLNPLAFDVLRRSGGLTGAFVTFGMLLLGAAMLVAVLRRDDLLERTIKP from the coding sequence GTGCACGGCCGCCTTGGCGAAAACGGAACCGACCGGAATGCCGGTGCACTCGTCGCGGCGGTATGCGTCGCGGGACCGGCGCTGGTGGCGCTCGTGCCGATGGCGGCAGCACCCGCGCTCGTCGCGATGGCGCGGCATTTCGGGCAGAGCGCGGACGACGAACTGTTCTCGCAGATCGTGATGACGCTTCCGGCGGCGATGTTGATCCTCGCCGCGCCGATGGCAGGCATGCTCGCCAACCGTATTGGCCAGCGAACGGTGCTGCTCGCATCGCTGGTTCTTTACGTGATCGGCGGAGCCGGGGTCCTTCTGGTCGCGACCCAGACAGGGCTTCTGGCACTGCGGCTGCTCCTCGGCGTTGCCGGCGGGGGGCTTCTTACCTCGAGCCTTGGGCTGATCGGCGACCATTTCTCCGGTCACAGGCGCGAGAAGGTGCTGGGTTGGGCAACTTCGTTCTCGTCGCTTCTTGCTGCTTTGGCTCTGGTTGGCGGAGGATGGCTGGTCGATCGTGGCGGATGGCAGGCGCCTTTCGCGCTGTATCTGCTGGGCATTCCGACGCTTGCTGTCGCCACCTTCGCGATCCGCAACACCCCGCCGCACGAGGAGCCTTCCGCCGAGCGAGGCACGCTGGCCGGGGTGGCGCGCGTCTGGCCCTACTATGCGCTTCTCATCCTCCTGACGCTGGGCATGTTCACTCCGGCCATCCAGGCGGGATTCCTGCTATCGTCGCGCGGGTTCGGCAGCGCCCAGACCATCGGTACCGTCATCGCCGCCACTTCGGTGGTCGCAATGGTCACGGCGTGGGCCTTCGGGCCCCTCCGACGACGCATCGGGTTGCACGGGTTCCTTGCCATCGACGCCGCCTCGATGGGCCTGGGCATACTCGTCATCGCCGTGGCGGGTTCTACGTGGCAGGTCCTTGCAGGCTGCTGTCTCGTCGGCATCGGGGCGGGCATGTCGGAGCCGGCCACCGCGTCGATCATCTTCCGCAAGGCCCCGCCCCACGTCCACGCCCTTGCCATGGGCCTTATCGTAAGCGCGCTCAACGCGGGCCAGTTTCTCAATCCGCTGGCCTTTGACGTGCTCCGCCGGAGCGGCGGGCTGACCGGGGCATTCGTCACATTCGGCATGCTTCTTCTGGGAGCAGCCATGCTCGTCGCAGTGCTGCGACGGGACGATCTTCTTGAAAGGACCATCAAGCCATGA
- a CDS encoding dihydrolipoamide acetyltransferase family protein has translation MLNELRIPRMGSVENARLLNWRVQEGEAYEPGQVLYEIETDKTSVEVEAEGPGVLARHLAAVGDEFKVGDRIGLWALPGTAPATLRAALSPQPMPASEPAPSPSSTLPAAVSAPGLHALRPVSRDAAGGRRVSPLARRLAAQNGVDLATVTGTGMGGKISGKDVLAASAKPRPAPVPVSPPRPGSDGEIVPHSLRRRTIAQRMVEAAAIPTLTADMEVDLTALFARRRSVEGNGASVLGMIAEAAIAALLQHRRLNAHWREDAMVQFGAVHLGIAVDTPEGLVVPVVRNAESLNARGLTDAIAALADKARAGTLRPQDMEGGTFTISNPGSMGPVVRAEALLNPPQVALLGLPGIVRAPVAIKDGDAWAMAVRPLLRLSLSFDHRALDGGPVIAFLNTLKATLERP, from the coding sequence GTGCTGAACGAACTGCGCATCCCCCGCATGGGCTCTGTCGAGAACGCGCGCCTGTTGAACTGGCGGGTCCAGGAAGGCGAGGCTTACGAACCCGGCCAGGTGCTTTACGAGATCGAAACCGACAAGACTTCGGTGGAAGTCGAGGCCGAAGGTCCCGGTGTTCTGGCGCGCCACCTTGCCGCCGTGGGCGACGAGTTCAAGGTTGGCGATCGCATCGGGCTCTGGGCGCTGCCCGGCACGGCCCCCGCTACTCTGCGCGCCGCTCTGTCCCCGCAGCCGATGCCTGCATCGGAGCCTGCGCCGTCTCCGTCATCAACGTTGCCCGCTGCGGTCAGCGCCCCCGGCCTGCATGCTCTCCGGCCAGTCTCCAGGGATGCCGCTGGCGGCCGCCGCGTATCGCCCTTGGCCCGTCGGCTCGCGGCGCAGAATGGCGTCGACCTGGCGACCGTGACGGGCACGGGGATGGGCGGCAAGATCAGCGGCAAGGATGTTCTGGCTGCCAGCGCCAAGCCCCGGCCCGCGCCTGTTCCCGTTTCCCCGCCCCGGCCCGGAAGCGATGGCGAGATCGTCCCCCATTCGCTCCGTCGCCGCACGATCGCCCAGCGGATGGTCGAAGCCGCGGCCATCCCCACGCTGACTGCCGATATGGAGGTCGATCTTACGGCGCTCTTCGCGCGCAGGAGGTCCGTCGAGGGGAACGGTGCTTCTGTCCTGGGAATGATCGCCGAAGCCGCCATCGCGGCGCTTCTCCAGCATCGGCGTCTGAATGCGCATTGGCGGGAGGACGCGATGGTCCAGTTTGGGGCGGTCCACCTCGGCATTGCCGTCGATACGCCCGAAGGCCTGGTCGTCCCCGTCGTCCGCAATGCCGAAAGCCTCAACGCGCGCGGCCTCACGGATGCCATCGCGGCGTTGGCCGACAAGGCACGCGCCGGTACCCTTCGCCCGCAGGATATGGAGGGCGGCACGTTCACCATCTCGAACCCGGGATCGATGGGCCCGGTCGTGCGCGCCGAGGCGCTGCTCAATCCGCCTCAGGTCGCGCTTCTGGGCCTGCCCGGGATCGTGCGCGCGCCGGTTGCCATCAAGGATGGCGATGCATGGGCCATGGCCGTCCGCCCACTTCTGCGTCTTTCCCTTTCGTTTGATCACCGCGCACTCGACGGAGGCCCGGTGATTGCGTTCCTCAATACGCTGAAGGCAACGCTGGAACGGCCGTGA
- a CDS encoding alpha-ketoacid dehydrogenase subunit beta, translating into MSSETMGYNAAMGLGLVEEMRRDDSIFIMGQGVVTGGWFGMEKGLVAEFGNDRVLDCGIAEAFEAGLAAGAAIAGMKPVINMGFGDFALIAGDEIYHKLAKWRYMHGLDVPMTAVIIFPIGAMGGAGPEHSSCTEVLGMHFPGLKVVVPSTAEDAKGLMKAALREPNPVLFHSVQGLGWSRGDVPLDPDFVVPIGKAVTRRRGADLSIVTYGSMAPRSLKAAERLASEGIDAEVIDLRSLVPLDWEHVLESVSRTHRAMVVHEAFRTAGPGAEIAAQIQERAFFDLDAPVLRLGARDFPLCQNADLEQAAIPSVDAIAAEARRLAAI; encoded by the coding sequence ATGTCGTCTGAAACCATGGGTTACAACGCCGCGATGGGGCTTGGCCTTGTCGAGGAGATGCGGCGCGACGACAGCATCTTCATCATGGGCCAGGGCGTCGTCACCGGCGGCTGGTTCGGCATGGAGAAGGGCCTGGTCGCGGAGTTCGGCAACGACCGGGTGCTTGACTGCGGCATTGCGGAAGCATTCGAGGCGGGCCTGGCCGCAGGTGCTGCCATCGCCGGGATGAAACCCGTCATCAACATGGGCTTTGGCGACTTTGCGTTGATCGCAGGCGACGAGATCTATCACAAGCTCGCCAAGTGGCGTTACATGCACGGCCTCGACGTGCCGATGACGGCGGTCATCATATTCCCCATCGGCGCGATGGGCGGGGCAGGGCCGGAGCATTCGTCGTGCACGGAAGTCCTCGGCATGCATTTCCCAGGGCTCAAGGTGGTGGTGCCGTCCACCGCGGAAGACGCAAAGGGGCTGATGAAGGCCGCACTTCGCGAGCCGAACCCGGTCCTTTTCCACTCGGTCCAGGGGCTTGGCTGGAGCCGAGGCGACGTACCGCTCGACCCGGATTTCGTGGTTCCCATCGGCAAGGCCGTCACGCGCCGCCGGGGGGCTGACCTTTCCATCGTCACCTATGGCTCGATGGCGCCGCGCTCGCTCAAGGCTGCAGAACGCCTCGCCAGCGAGGGCATAGACGCCGAAGTCATCGACTTGCGCAGCCTCGTGCCGCTCGACTGGGAACACGTCCTCGAGTCCGTGTCCCGCACCCATCGCGCAATGGTCGTCCACGAGGCCTTCCGCACCGCCGGACCGGGCGCAGAGATTGCCGCGCAGATCCAGGAGCGCGCCTTCTTCGATCTGGATGCGCCGGTGCTGCGGCTGGGAGCACGGGACTTCCCCCTCTGCCAGAACGCCGATCTCGAACAGGCGGCCATTCCATCCGTCGATGCCATCGCCGCCGAAGCTCGGCGTCTAGCCGCGATCTGA
- a CDS encoding Lrp/AsnC family transcriptional regulator — protein MSRPRLDEHDEAIIACLRDDGRMAVRDLAQRVGLNEATVRARIRRLEQSNTMRVVARLDLGAVGFPFTALVGVRLRGRPVEDVCKELLAIPEVISVLSVIGRNDLEIQVIARSMDELNHQLTVVIPAIEGIISLESALAMKIHKYVQPWGRFDEAN, from the coding sequence ATTTCCAGACCAAGGCTTGACGAACACGACGAAGCCATCATCGCCTGCCTGCGCGACGATGGCCGGATGGCCGTGCGCGACCTGGCGCAACGCGTCGGGCTCAACGAGGCGACGGTGCGCGCGCGCATCCGCAGGCTGGAACAGTCGAACACCATGCGCGTAGTCGCGCGGCTCGATCTCGGCGCCGTGGGCTTTCCGTTCACCGCGCTCGTCGGCGTGCGACTGCGAGGGCGCCCCGTCGAAGATGTATGCAAGGAACTGCTCGCCATTCCGGAGGTCATCTCGGTCCTCTCCGTCATCGGGCGCAACGATCTGGAAATCCAGGTGATCGCGCGTTCGATGGACGAACTGAACCATCAGTTGACCGTGGTCATTCCCGCGATCGAGGGCATCATTTCCCTCGAAAGCGCGCTGGCGATGAAGATCCACAAGTACGTGCAGCCGTGGGGGCGCTTCGATGAAGCAAATTGA
- a CDS encoding SDR family NAD(P)-dependent oxidoreductase, with translation MIHRFAGKRVLLTGGASGIGRATAERFAAEGARIVIGDVDLEGASTVAQSLGGKAFSYDARDPAAAGGLVTEAVEVLGGIDILLNVAGIMTWGRFEETSPQAWQRTMDINLSGPFFLIQASIPHLKASKGNVVSVASAGGLHPVYGTSAYGVSKAGVIAITQSAALEFARFGVRANAVAPGGVATPMHEKSSAGGGVDPAIFAEAAGRNMPKLTDRPACTPEEVAAAIAYLASDEARYATGTVLVLDGGQITG, from the coding sequence ATGATCCACCGTTTCGCCGGAAAGCGCGTTCTCCTCACCGGTGGCGCATCGGGCATTGGCCGCGCCACCGCAGAACGCTTTGCCGCCGAAGGCGCGAGAATCGTGATCGGCGACGTGGACCTCGAAGGCGCGAGTACCGTTGCTCAGTCGCTCGGCGGCAAAGCGTTTTCCTATGACGCGCGCGATCCTGCGGCAGCTGGTGGTCTGGTGACGGAGGCCGTTGAGGTACTAGGCGGGATCGACATCCTGCTCAACGTCGCGGGCATAATGACCTGGGGCCGGTTCGAGGAAACCTCGCCGCAGGCATGGCAACGCACGATGGACATCAACCTCTCCGGACCGTTCTTTCTGATCCAGGCCTCGATCCCGCACCTCAAGGCATCCAAGGGCAACGTGGTCAGCGTCGCGTCGGCCGGCGGTCTCCATCCTGTATATGGCACTTCGGCCTATGGCGTGAGCAAGGCAGGCGTGATCGCGATCACGCAATCGGCGGCGCTGGAATTTGCGCGCTTCGGCGTCCGCGCAAACGCGGTGGCGCCAGGCGGCGTGGCAACGCCGATGCACGAAAAATCCTCTGCGGGAGGCGGCGTCGATCCGGCCATCTTCGCGGAAGCCGCCGGACGCAACATGCCCAAGCTTACCGACCGCCCCGCCTGCACGCCCGAGGAAGTCGCGGCGGCAATCGCCTACCTCGCCAGCGACGAGGCGCGCTACGCCACGGGCACCGTGCTCGTGCTCGATGGCGGGCAGATCACCGGCTGA
- a CDS encoding DUF1214 domain-containing protein — protein MTHFGVDLWDRFTTRIGEARETLRAAGAPTGLLDQAEGARYLSRIVRLGLEMYLEGGDPDFPSFVLPSHATAKLGGDNPDNLYLSATILGDRSYRLTGNIGSVHYLSIGSKANRYAIDGTMASTGELQKEAFRADANGDFTVIASVKRPEGDVAWLPLAPDSNILQVRQTFLNRARETPARFAIERISEGLAHPAPTDPLAIERRMMAAADFVVNATRMFASWTAMFMPYPNEMRDWGQDMFHKAGGDPAIFYVHGYWKLAPGERLLIETDVPECEHWNIQVDNWWMESMDYRYLPACINAGNAEREADGSVRIVLAADDPGERNWLTTHGHSEGHLLLRWVRAASHPIPKLTLLRD, from the coding sequence ATGACCCATTTCGGCGTCGACCTCTGGGACCGCTTCACCACGCGCATCGGCGAAGCCCGCGAGACCCTGCGCGCGGCGGGAGCGCCGACGGGCCTCCTCGACCAGGCGGAGGGCGCGCGCTACCTCAGCCGCATCGTGCGTCTAGGCCTGGAGATGTACCTCGAGGGCGGCGATCCCGACTTTCCCTCGTTCGTCCTGCCCAGCCATGCCACGGCCAAGCTCGGCGGCGACAATCCGGACAACCTCTACCTTTCGGCAACGATCCTGGGTGACCGCAGCTATCGGCTGACCGGCAACATCGGGTCGGTCCACTACCTCTCGATCGGATCGAAGGCCAACCGCTACGCCATCGACGGCACCATGGCATCCACCGGAGAACTCCAGAAGGAAGCCTTCCGCGCCGACGCCAACGGCGACTTCACCGTGATCGCCAGCGTGAAAAGGCCGGAAGGGGATGTCGCCTGGCTGCCACTCGCCCCGGACTCGAACATCCTGCAGGTGCGCCAGACGTTCCTGAACCGTGCCCGAGAGACACCGGCGCGCTTCGCGATAGAGCGCATCAGCGAAGGCCTCGCCCATCCTGCGCCGACGGATCCTCTGGCAATCGAGCGGCGGATGATGGCTGCGGCGGACTTCGTGGTGAATGCCACCCGCATGTTCGCCAGCTGGACCGCGATGTTCATGCCGTACCCCAACGAGATGCGCGATTGGGGACAGGACATGTTCCACAAGGCTGGCGGCGATCCGGCCATCTTCTACGTCCACGGTTATTGGAAGCTTGCCCCGGGCGAACGCCTGTTGATCGAAACCGATGTGCCGGAGTGCGAGCACTGGAACATCCAGGTCGACAACTGGTGGATGGAATCGATGGACTACCGCTACCTCCCCGCCTGCATCAACGCCGGCAACGCGGAGCGCGAGGCCGACGGGAGCGTGCGGATCGTACTGGCGGCAGACGACCCGGGCGAGCGCAACTGGCTTACCACGCATGGCCACAGCGAAGGCCACCTGCTTTTGCGATGGGTGCGCGCCGCATCGCACCCGATACCGAAGCTCACGCTGCTGCGCGACTGA
- a CDS encoding SDR family oxidoreductase, with protein MLEDKVVIVTGIGPGLGRTIATEAAKMGADVAMVSRSGGIMDEVAADIAAAGRRALTIRADITSDADCARVAQETVAAFGRIDGLVNSAYFPGRLAPVLDLDLDALGRAFEVTVMGTIRMIRAVVPQMEKQGGGSVVNVGSQVARKVVPQQGGYAATKAAQASLTRYLAAELGSKGIRFNTPAIGWTMSAPARAWLESEAEKGGPSFEEAEAAISATMALGRVPSDEECARGILVFLSDALSSVTGATLDINAGDYMPL; from the coding sequence ATGCTGGAAGACAAGGTCGTCATCGTCACCGGGATCGGTCCTGGTCTTGGTCGCACGATAGCGACCGAGGCGGCGAAAATGGGCGCCGACGTTGCGATGGTGTCGCGCTCGGGCGGGATCATGGACGAGGTGGCGGCGGACATCGCCGCTGCGGGGCGGCGAGCGCTCACCATCCGCGCCGACATTACATCTGACGCGGACTGTGCCCGGGTGGCGCAGGAAACCGTGGCCGCGTTCGGACGCATCGACGGGCTCGTCAACAGTGCCTACTTCCCCGGTCGCCTCGCCCCGGTACTCGATCTCGACCTCGATGCGCTCGGCCGTGCGTTCGAGGTGACCGTCATGGGCACTATCCGCATGATCCGTGCAGTCGTGCCGCAGATGGAGAAGCAGGGAGGCGGCTCCGTCGTCAACGTGGGCAGCCAGGTGGCGCGCAAGGTCGTCCCGCAGCAGGGCGGGTACGCCGCGACCAAGGCGGCACAGGCTTCGCTCACCCGCTATCTTGCGGCTGAACTGGGTTCGAAGGGCATCCGTTTCAACACACCGGCCATCGGCTGGACGATGAGCGCGCCGGCCCGCGCCTGGTTGGAGAGCGAGGCGGAAAAGGGCGGGCCAAGCTTCGAGGAAGCCGAAGCGGCGATCTCGGCGACGATGGCGCTTGGCCGGGTGCCGAGCGATGAGGAGTGTGCGCGAGGCATCCTCGTTTTCCTCTCGGATGCGCTGTCCTCGGTGACCGGCGCGACGCTCGATATCAACGCGGGGGACTACATGCCGCTCTAG
- a CDS encoding thiamine pyrophosphate-dependent dehydrogenase E1 component subunit alpha has protein sequence MSGPDPALLESMFHKLAVSRAVETLMLRHTREERFSGWWHPGEGQEAAPIGATAALEADDYVWYQGRGCAWAIGKGMDPLPILGDLLGKTNGATGGKGGGVPHWADYSLGIMGEGATLGSVYPLAAGSALASKIRKDGRVSLANFGDGTASRGTFHETMMHAAAWKLPLIYFCENNGLLVGTRTEQVSATADIANLAKGYGIPGVIVDGQDAVAVWEATREAAARARAGKGPTLIEAKVTRKHGHYAGDPQHYRDPDYLRDYRDPLDLLAARLAGNVAARIVEQADAEVAAAYEAARAAPEPDVSVIERDLYHVV, from the coding sequence ATGTCCGGGCCGGACCCTGCGCTGCTTGAAAGCATGTTTCACAAGTTGGCCGTCTCGCGTGCGGTCGAGACGTTGATGTTGCGCCACACGCGGGAAGAGCGCTTCTCCGGTTGGTGGCATCCGGGTGAGGGGCAGGAAGCCGCGCCGATCGGCGCCACGGCTGCGCTCGAAGCTGACGATTACGTCTGGTATCAGGGCCGCGGCTGCGCCTGGGCAATCGGAAAGGGCATGGACCCGCTACCAATCCTTGGCGACCTCCTTGGCAAGACGAATGGCGCAACGGGCGGCAAGGGTGGTGGAGTCCCGCACTGGGCAGACTACAGCCTTGGCATCATGGGCGAGGGCGCGACGCTTGGTTCCGTCTATCCGCTTGCGGCCGGTTCTGCCCTTGCCTCGAAGATCCGCAAGGACGGCCGTGTCAGTCTCGCCAACTTCGGTGACGGCACTGCCTCGCGCGGGACGTTCCATGAAACCATGATGCACGCGGCCGCTTGGAAGTTGCCACTGATCTACTTCTGCGAGAACAACGGCCTCCTTGTCGGCACGCGGACCGAGCAGGTCTCGGCGACCGCCGACATCGCGAACCTTGCCAAGGGCTATGGCATTCCCGGGGTGATCGTCGACGGGCAGGACGCGGTCGCCGTCTGGGAAGCAACGCGCGAAGCGGCGGCCCGCGCCCGGGCCGGGAAGGGGCCGACCCTCATCGAGGCAAAGGTTACCCGCAAGCACGGCCACTACGCCGGCGATCCTCAGCACTATCGCGACCCGGACTATCTCAGGGATTATCGCGATCCGCTGGACCTTCTCGCCGCAAGGCTGGCCGGAAACGTTGCTGCGCGCATCGTCGAGCAGGCCGATGCGGAAGTGGCTGCCGCTTATGAAGCGGCCAGAGCTGCGCCCGAACCCGATGTCTCGGTGATCGAGAGGGACCTTTACCATGTCGTCTGA